The DNA window ccctgcccaggtgcCCAGCCAtggggctggcagcagccagctCTGTCACACTGTTGCATGAGTGATTCTCTCTTTAACAGATTCAATCCCAGCCTCGACACCTGGTTCAGGTAGGACCCGTGTGACCAGCTGAATGTGCCTGGCCTCGCTGGCAGCTGACTTTTAGttcttggttttgttgctgtctTTTCTCCCAAAGTTTGCCGTGTTGTCTGgtcttccctcctgcccagcataCTTAGCTGTCACCACATGAACTTACCTGGTTTTTCAAGTGTAGATCACATACACCTTTGCACAAACACTTTATATCTGGGGGAGAAAGGGACTGGTCTTAAACAACcttcagttttccttcccttctgcccCACACCCATTACAGAGAAGAACAGCCTGAGGCACCTTGTGAAAAGCTCTGTTCCCTTGCTTTCCAAAAGCAGTCACTAATTGTGCCCAATAACTGGCATCTTGTTTCAAAGGAGACCAAAGTAGTGCAAGGGCCCTGCTTACCAGGCTTGGAAAGTACAGAAAAGTCACAAGGAACTAAAAGTTGCCTCAGAAGTTCAGCAAACCATTAAATGTCATGCCCAGTGAGGTTATTTTATAGGCACTTTAGGATTCTCTTGAGCTCTGTACTGGGTGAGAATAAACTGCTGAATCAGTGGCAAAGTAGAGCTTCAAGTTACCTCATTTACCATACGGAGGGTCAGTAAAGGGGAACTCTCAGATTACTGTTTTGTGCTCTCAGACAAACGGCATCACCTCCCTGAGCCTGCATTTTGCTGTTCCTGGGAACACTCATGGTGCCCCCTTGCAGGCACCTGCAAGATAAACAGAATTTTCAGGGTAAGCAAATCCCTCATGACAAGTCTCATTGCTGTTGGATCTGAACTGTGAGTGTGTAGGTCTGGAGAGCAATTCCTTGTTGAAGCCAGAGGAAGTGTCCTGTTTAATCCCTAACACAGTTTATCTTTGATCCAAAGCCAGAAGGAACTCAACAATAGCCTGAGTTGGCATCAGCAGGTGGATGACTGCTGAGTTTTcacatgttttaaaatgaattcTGCTGGTAATCAAAGGAAGGGACCTGATGTTGTGCTGTGACAAGTGGTGTAAATAGATTTTAAGCCGACAGTCCATCCTCACTGGCTGAACTGTTGCCTTTCCTGTGACTCTGTCTGCAGAAGCCAAGTTTTGTGCCATGTATAAGTTCTTGGAGCCATCAAGTTTATGTTGGATTctagtcattaaaaaaacatacaaattgaaaagaaaagctgagagcATTGATCTCCTTTACTTTCTTTGGCCCCTccatttcctgcttttccttttatttcctattGTCCTTCTGTGATGCTCTGACAAACCTCCTGTGGTTCTTCCAGACTGGACCACAtccaaataaacaaatgaaattcAAAGTTCTCTTCAGCTTTGCAGAAGAAAACGGAGGAAGATGAATGGCCCAtgagaggaggggaagaggcAGTTTTCACTTCTCTCCTCTCCTACACCAGCTCCCCCTGCAATTCACTTGCCCATTTAGTGAACCCCAAAACCTGGCTGTTGTGTTCAGAATCCAGGGAAGGGGTTGCTGCTTCATTTAGTTTCTTCCTGAATTTGGACAGTGTGCCTACTCCATCCTGCAGTTCACGCCTTGGTTCAGTTTGGAGGGAGGGagctctgctccctcagcaGCCTTTCAGCAGCCATTTGGCAAAGTTGCAGTTGTGTCTTGCTCAGATGTGCAGTTTGACCATGGTTTGGTTTgttcccctctctgggcaggtaAGGCCACGACGCTGTTCAGCCGCCACACCAAGGCCATTGTGTGGGGGATGCAGACCCGGGCAGTGCAGGGCATGCTGGACTTCGACTACATTTGCTCCCGGGACGAGCCATCTGTGGCTGCCATGGTTTATCCCTTCACGTGAGTGGCCTCTTACTGCATCAGTTTGGCTGCTTCCCTCCAGCTCTTCTGTGGGCTTCCCTCTCCCAGTCTCTGCAACTCTTTAGTGGAGCTCTGTCCTGGtctccatccctgctggaaCATCTCCTTCTGCTCTCCCTTCCACCCCTGGGTTGGCTTTGCAGGCTGCTCCATTTCCCTCAGACATTGATTTTGGGCTATGTTGTTAAAACAGCTTAATGTTCCCCACAGAACTGAAGCTTCACTTCATGTGCCTTTCAGAAGGTGTCCAAGTTCTGTTCTTCGCTCAGTAAGGCAGGTGTGACTACCTGGGCTTACAGCCCCAGACTGGGCAGAGGCAGACAGGCTGTGTAAGGCTCTTTCCCAGCATCTTTTCTTTGCCATGTGCTTATCTCAGACACCTTGATTTgggcctgcagcagcaggtATTTCCCCTCCAAATATTATCCAGAATCTTAGCAGCTGTGCTGACAGACTAAAGCAGGCTGCTGGCATGTAGCCAAACAAAATTTGTTCATACTCTTTCCAATAGCAGCAGTGGTTCATTAGGAGGCAGGAAGCCTGTGGATCCTTCAGTGGATGGAGTGTTCCCTTGCAGTGTTCACTCTCTTTTACTTGTCCCTATGGGGATGAGAGGGACTGTTGGGTGTTTCAAATCACCCTCAGGAGGAACTGCCAGAGCATGGCTGTGTGTTTTATTGTACCTGCTGAGTGTGGGAGTCTCCCTGTggaacagggcaggagggagaagggaggcagtggctgtgcctTCCAGTATAGTGAGGTGGGagcccagagccaggcaggagcccTGGTTCATTCCTGTGGTATTTACAGACATCCTGGAGAGCTGATGTCTAATCAACCTCTGTCCTGCAGAGAATTTCTCCTCTTGACAATTAAGACCTTGTACTGTTACTCTGCAGCTCTGATGGTAATTGCAGCTCTGTAATAACTTCCCAGCAAGTGCAAACCTTGGGGTGCTGAGTGCAGGCACAGCCACGTCTGCATGTGAGTggcagcccctgagagctgtAGTtgattaaggaagaaaaagcatttgagATTAAAGTTTAAGGCTACCTGTAATTATCTGATTCTGCTTGACCTTTTGGAGGAAGCCAGGCTGGCAAGACCTGGAATGTTCTGTCATGAATGTACCAGTATGGGAACACAGCCAGTATCTCTACACTGTTAAATGACTGCAGAGTCAGACTTAAAGCTCTTCCAGTCAGAGCATCTACTGTGTAGAAAATACCCACAGTGAAACCTTCTCAGGTGCTTCCCCTGCAGTGACTGTGGGGTGGGCAGTCTCACTGCAGGACTGGGAGGCTGGCTGGCCCTCCCAttgctgtcctggctgtttATCACAGATACTGGTTTCCTGTCCCCCAGGCCGGTGTTTGTTCCAGCCCAGTGACACAGCTTTGCACGCCTCTCATTCATTACTCTTTCTGTGCCTCATTCTGTCTTCCAGCTTGGAGTAGAGTTAAGGCTCTGGTAACTTCACTGTGGGAGAGCTTATTCATCTTGCTGGATGCCTCTGTCCCCATTAGCCCGTCTCCTTCCATACGCTGCTCTGTCCTATTCTCTGAAGAACCTTCTGCTGTCACATGGTCCCTCCCCACACACGCTCACGTGCTCGGGAGTGTCTCAGTCAGTCTCGGGGGCTGAGAACGGGGTTTGTAAACTCCTCTGTCTGCATGCACTGTGTCCCTCTGCCTTTCCAGCAGCCTAAAGGCCAGGGCTTTTCCATCCTCTCCTCCACAGCGGTGACCACAGGCAGAAGTTCTACTGGGGCCACAAAGAAATCCTGATCCCAGTCTACAAGAACATGTCAGATGCCATGAGGAAGCACCCAGAGGTGGATGTTCTCATCAACTTTGCCTCTCTGCGCTCTGCCTACGACAGCACTGTGGAAACCATGAACTATCCTCAGGTGAGTGTGGGATCCACAGGAACCccaagagaaggaagaagatcCTGTCAGCAGGGTACCAGTGTTTCTTAAACCATGATGGCTTTAGGGAATTGTCGTGATCTTCCAGCTTGGCAGATAAGCACCCCAATTCTAAGCCCTTACAGACTGTAAGGAGGATCCTGGTGTTCCATGCCAAATCCTAATACTGGACTTGCAATTTTTCTAAGAGGAACTTGGTACCTCTTAGTTAGGAGTAACTACTTCAGATTGATTAAATTATAGTGCTGCTCTGATGTGCAAAGGGGAGAAAATTCCCTGACCAGAACACTGAAATTGCTGGGAAGATCATGACAGACTGGGCCTTCCTGGGTGAGAGTGCACAGAGTTACCTCCAGGGGCCTGACAAGGGGCAGCTTCTGAGGGTAGTGATGGTTTCCTTCCTCTTGCTGCAGATCCGCACCATTGCCATTATTGCCGAGGGCATTCCAGAGGCCCTGACACGCAAACTGATCAAAGCAGCTGACAAAAAAGGAGTCACCATCATTGGGCCTGCAACTGTGAGTACTGATGGCCACCTTCCCCTGTCTTACTTAACCTTCTGATGAGCTTTCTCCAATGGATGAAGTGTATCCTACTGTCCACTACAGGAGGTGTGTAGTGTCTCATTTTAAGGTCCTTGCTGTCCTCCCTTGTCTGCACAAATGCTGACAAGGCTTCCTTACAGAAATGGTCCTCAGTTTCATGGTATTTTAAAGCACTTTACatctttctctgattttttttcttgcaggttGGTGGGATCAAGCCTGGCTGCTTTAAAATAGGCAACACAGGAGGCATGCTGGATAACATCTTGGCCTCGAAGCTGTACCGCCCTGGCAGCGTGGCCTACGTGTCCCGCTCTGGGGGAATGTCCAATGAGCTCAACAACATCATCTCCCGAACCACCGATGGGGTCTATGAGGGGGTGGCCATCGGAGGAGACAGGTACGGGTCGGCATCTTCAGCACACACTGGTTTTCAAGTCAGTCATCAGAAAACCTGTTGGTAATTTGGAGGAAGAAGGGCATGTTGGCTGTtaatttttctgtcagaaaagtTTATGAAATCAATTTCTACCATTTTCCCTGTATTGCACACAGATATCCTGGCTCAACTTTTATGGATCATGTCTTGCGTTATCAGGATACTCCAGGAGTGAAGATGATTGTGGTCCTGGGGGAGGTGAGTGAGGCTTCACTCCTTCCTGAGAAATACCTGtgtgtgcttttgttttggGACCCTTTGACCTGGCTGCAGGGATCTTAAATAGCAGCTACTTACACTGTTCTTGAATAGcccaatttttatttcttgctgctttcattaaaagaaattgCATGTATTCCACAGGCAAGAGTATCTTccctactttaaaaaaaacaaaaacaaaaaacaaaaacaaaaccagcaaacaaacaacaaaataacgCCAACAAAACTCAGGAAGCTTTGTTCTGAGTCTTCACCTGTTACTCAgtgaaaaaaggaggaaaactccCAGCAAAACCTCTGTGTGTCTCAGAGCTGTTTTGCACAGAAGTGCAGTTTGGAACCATCTCTCTCTGCCTGCAGATTGGAGGCACAGAGGAGTACAAGATCTGCAGGGGTATTAAAGAAGGTCGGATCACCAAGCCCGTGGTGTGCTGGTGTATTGGTACCTGTGCCACCATGTTCTCCTCAGAGGTATGtgcaaaaaggggaaaaacatgTAGAATAAGGATAAATCCACAACAAGAGGAGAAACCCAACTTCTCTCACTGTGCCTAACCTTTCCAGAATTGCCAGTAGCAACTTTAATGTGCAGAAGTTCATAAATATAAATGATAAAAGCTTTTTGTGCTTCTATGGTGTGTCATGGGAGACTTCCAGGGGATTACAGTTACTTGTGAAGGGAGCCCAAAGATCCCAGGGAAGGCAAAAAATTCCAAATGGAGTGGGAATGGGAAATGTCCATGTTAGGCAGCTCTGTAGTGAGGGAATTTAGGGAGGCAGAACATGAATGGAGGAACGTGGAGTGATTCCAGGTCAGAACATCCCTGTGActgcagtgctggctctgcccaCAACCAGGAGCTCATTAGCCCGAAGGAGGCAGATGTGCAgtcactgctgctcccaggcagggCTTTATTCTGGTCCCCTCTGCAGGTAACAGCCTGTGTTCCTTActgctctcccttctcctgtTTGCAGGTGCAGTTTGGCCACGCAGGAGCTTGTGCCAACCAGGCCTCTGAAACTGCTGTGGCAAAGAACCAGGCCCTGAAGGAAGCTGGGGTGTTTGTTCCCCGCAGTTTCGATGAGCTGGGAGAGGTCATTCAGTAAGTCACACTCACAGAGCACCTTCAGCAGGGACCAAAGCAGTCAGGGCACTGATTCTGGCCTGACAGGGAATATTCCTGCCTAAGGAAAGCAATTGTTACTCATGGTGGGGTTTTAAGGTCTGGGTTAGGACGACCTCACCTGGATCCCTTAAAAGGACCAAAGTTACTGAATGGATTCTTTCCCTAGGTCTGTGTACCAGGATCTTGTGGCCAAAAGAGTGATTGAACCAGCTGAGGAAGTGCCTCCTCCAACTGTGCCAATGGATTACTCCTGGGCAAGGGTGAGCTTTTGGGTTCCTTGGAACCAGACACAGTGTTTGCTGGGATTGTGGATGCCACGTTGGGGTCACACCTTGTGCTGTGTAGTGTTCCttgtgagctgtgctgtgctggctcttGCCTGTGGATGCTGCTCCGAGGGCAGGCCTGAGGTGTTGCTGTTTGCTCTGCCTGTTGCTGCCCCTTGCTGGTGGTTTGGGTGTTTGACATCCCATCTTTGTGCTGCGGTTCCAGGAGCTGGGTCTGATTCGCAAACCAGCGTCCTTCATGACCAGCATCTGCGACGAGCGAGGGCAGGAGCTCATCTACGCTGGGATGCCCATCACGGAGGTCTTCAAAGAGGAGATGGGAATCGGAGGGGTTCTGGGCCTGCTCTGGTTTCAGAGGAGGTGAGACAGCTCTTGTGAAAGCTCACAGATTCTTTGGTTTgcagtttttcttgtttattaaTAGACTTTTAAGCCAGAAAAGTAACTCCAGGATTCATTTGTGAAGGCAGATTCACTGGAATGCCATCTCTGTATTCCCTCCTTGAGACCATGTCAGCATTGCAGGCTACATACAGTATGTTTTGGTCTTGGGATGAAGTTTTCCACAAGTGTTGTGGTGCACTGAGAAAATGTCTCTATTCTAGGCCAGATTCACACTCTCTGACTACTTGTTTATTGTGTCACCTCAACTCTGGAGAGACTGGGGGACTTGACAAGCATTTGCAGTTGTGTTCTGTCCCCTGACTGACGCGGTGTCTGTGCCCAGGTTGCCCAGGTATGCCTGCCAGTTCATTGAGATGTGCCTGATGGTGACAGCAGACCACGGGCCGGCCGTGTCTGGAGCCCACAACACCATcgtctgtgccagggctggcaaAGATCTCGTCTCCAGCCTCACTTCAGGCCTTCTCACCATTGTGAGTACCTGACATCCAGGGGGTTTAGCTTTGTTACTTACTACTCTTCTAGGTTTTACTACTATTAATTTAAGATTTGCATTGGATGCAGAGCCATGGGCTGGTGGTGTCTGTTCACTCACACCTTGAATTTCAATTCTAATAGTTCAGTGCTCCCTGTTTCAAACTAGATCCATTTTTCTAATGAGCCAGATTAGTTCATCTCATTGGAATCTAGAAGTATTTTGTAGCAGCCAAATTGCTGTCAGTGTTATCCCTGTTTGGTTGCTTGGTTTCTTCCAAGACTGACAAGTAAAATGTGACTTTTTGGATTGCGTTTTCCCCCACATTGTCTccagcagggatgtgctggCTCCATATGGGGACTTGTGAGAGTTATAACCAGATGCTTTCTCTGATGTGCCCGTCCAACTTTAATGTCATGGGTGCCACAGAGACCAGCTGGGTGAATGGGGGAGAtaatgttgtgtttgttttgtgccTGGACTGTGGAGTCCTCTGCTGTAAttccctctgtgtcctgcaccCAGGGTGACCGGTTTGGGGGAGCACTGGATGCTGCAGCCAAAAtgttcagcaaagcctttgacagtGGGATTATCCCCATGGAGTTTGTGAATAAgatgaagaaggaagggaagctgATCATGGGCATTGGACACAGAGTCAAATCGGTAAGAAAACTGTGTTAGGACAAACTAGAGGGACTTTTATGGAAGGTGGGGCAGAGcgaaaacaaaggaaagaaaatgggcAAGTTTAAGGCAGCTATTGAACAAATTGTCCCAAACCTACCAGGGGCAAAGCTGATGTCCAGTATCTGTGCAGGAGGCAATGTCAGTGACTGTAACATGCTCTGAACCTGCAGATAAACAACCCTGACATGAGAGTTCAGATCCTCAAGGACTACGTGAAGCAGCACTTCCCAGCCACTCCACTGCTGGACTATGCACTTGAAGTAGAAAAAATCACAACTTCCAAGGTGAAAGGCACCAGTACTGAACTGCTCTGAGCACTGGTTCTCATGGGAGGGAAAGTCATTAAGGTTCATGCTGTATTTTAAGTGCAGGTTGTGGTGTTGTGGTAGAGTTGAGGCCAAGTACAGCTGCAGTTTGGAATGGCTTGAAGGCATTTGGATACCAGGAAAACACTGAACAAGCCAAACCATCATCTGTGTGGCCACTGTccacactggcactgctggctgtAAATCCAAGGCCATTGGCACATGTGTTAGTCCATGGCAGACAATATCTGTGGCTTGATCTACCCTTTTTTGGGGCTGGTTTTCCAGCATTCCCACGAAGAGCTTGTGGCTCTTGGtcaggctgctgagcagcctCTCCCTCACTGGGCTGTCCCCAATTACAGGCAACTCACCCTGATGGTGGAAGGTGCCAGGTGAACACCGTTTGCACCATTAACACCTTCTCTGGGGTGtgttttcatttcctgcagAAACCAAACCTTATCCTGAATGTAGATGGTTTTATTGGAGTGGCCTTTGTTGACGTACTCAGGAATTGTGGCTCTTTCACACGGTGAGTAGGGAGGGGGCTGTCCTTGGATCATGGTCCTATAAAGTgatgggagctgctctgccagctctgaggGGCAGAATTTCAGAACATTGGGAAGGAAACGCAGCCAGAAAACTGTCATGTGAATTCATGTGGCTTCTGGTACCAGAGCaggctcacagcctctctgagATGGATTCCTTAAATAGATCACTACAAGGaactatttaatttcttttgttttgcagagaaGAAGCAGATGAATATATTGATATAGGAGCTCTCAATGGCATCTTTGTCCTAGGCAGGAGTATGGGATTCATTGGTGAGTTTTCCATGTCCCcaccccttccctcttcctccctgccccaggaacACCAGAAAACCTGAACCTCAGGGGGACTCAGTGGGCTCCAGAACTCCAAGCTGTTTCAAAGCAGActgggaggagagaagggaattCTGTAACATAAACCACTGTCATTTCAGGACACTACCTGGACCAGAAGAGACTGAAGCAGGGTCTGTACCGTCACCCCTGGGATGACATCTCCTATGTCCTGCCGGAGCACATGACCATGTGAGGAGTTGGTGTTGCCCTGGGAAGTCACTGCACAAGGACAGGAGCCTGTCCAGGGGCAGCCACGGCGGGACTGTGATGTGTGAAGGCTGTTGGGACAGACATGTCAAGCTGCCTGGTCAAACTGTGCAAAGCGACTGTTTTATAAGGATAGAAATTTACTctaataaaaccaaaacttgCGCTATTCCCTCTGTCACTGCTGTATTTAATACTGTCTCTCAccctttcattttttctactctctcatttcattttgtttccagAAGAGATTAAGGGGTTTGTGGGGAGAGTTTGGCTCACAGGCACAGTCTTATTGAACATGACTCTGGTAACAAGCTGTGCCTTTCCTGTGAGGGGAACGTGCCCATCATTCCCATAAGCCATGaattgggatttttgttttttactgtgTTCTCATCCTCGGTCTGACTGTACCTGAATCTTGGGACCACTGCTGATGTATAACCAATGTTACTCAAGCTCTGGTGTAGTAATTTAAAGTGTAAAGTTGTAACATACTGCTGTGAAAACTGTGAAATCCCTGTACTCTGGTGTCTGTATTTATGCAAACAACCTCTTTTCCTCTGACTGTTGCTCTGTGCACTGTCACTCATGTTACCTGCAGCTGCAAAAATATCTCAGTAGTAACTTCTGCGTCCTTGTCTGTGTTTGTAACCAAACTCAAATAAATACACCCTACTAATTTACTCTCTTTCCATTTGTGGCTTCTGAGGGTTGGCCCTGGACACTGAGAGGGTATGACAAGCTGGGAACAGTCACTTAACAAAATACCAACCCTCAAAGGGGTTACTCCTTAGGGTCCACGTTTCAGGTGatttaaaagctaaaaaacaGACTCAAAATGCACACAGATATCCTTGCCTGTCTCTGGGTAggtcaaaaagagaaaatttagtGAAGTAGAGAAGGAATGAAATTAGTTAAAATTGATCCAGCATTATACAAGAGTTAGGGAACAGGAAATAACTACAGCTGTCTTTGCTTTAATTAACAGAAAACCCCGTGTACCTTGGAGTGAGCAGCCCTTTCTCAGGTgcagtccctgcccagcagctgcctcGGGGGGAGCAAGGGGAGGGAAAAGTGGTCAGAAAGGGGCCTGAGGCTCTGCATGGAGCCGGGGCTGGGTCTGGTCAGTGGTACCTGAGCACAGGTGTGTCAGTGGTACTTGAGCACAGGTGTGTGTCTGGTCAGTGGTACCTGAGCACACAGGTGTGTCACTGGTACCTGAGCACACAGGTGTGTGTCTGGTCAGTGGTACCTGAGCACAGGTGTGTCAGTGGTACTTGAGCACAGGTGTGTGTCTGGTCACTGGTACCTGAGCACAGGTGTGTGTCTGGTCAGTGGTACCTGAGCACACAGGTGGGTGACTGGTACCTGAGCACACAGGTGTGTGTCTGGTCAGTGGTACCTGAGCACAGGTGTGTGTCTGGTCAGTGGTACCTGAGCACACAGGTGTGTGTCTGGTCACTGGTACCTGAGCACAGGTGTGTGttccccccagaccccccctCCATTCCCCGCAGCGCTCGCTGtcgccgccagggggcgccgcGCGGGCCCGGCCGGacaagatggcggcggcggcggcgcctcATCCGCATCCCGGGGTCGGGCCGGGCCCTCCGGCGGCCGAGGCGGAGCGCGGGGCCCCGCGGGGCGGTGGGGCGGACGGGGAGGCCGAGGCGGAGGAGTTCGGGTGCCCGGCACACTGCTCCGACCTTGCGTGGCGGCAGAACGAGCAGCGCCGCCAGGGCCTGTACTGCGACATCACGCTGGCGTTCGGCGGCGCGGGCGCGGCCCGCGAGTACCGGGCGCACCGCTCCGTGCTGGCCGCCGCCACCGAGTACTTCACGCCGCTGCTCTCGGGGGGCTTCGCCGAGTCGCGCTCGGGCCGCGTGGAGCTGCAGAAGTGGAGCTCGGAGGGCGGCCCCGACCCCGAGACGGTGGAGGCCGTGGTGGGGTTCATGTACACCGGCACCATCCGCGTGAGCCCTGGGAACGTGCACGAGGTGCTGGAGATGGCGGACAGGTgagcgggccggggccggggctggggcacGGACCGGTGCGGGTGGGAGGGACCGTAAGGCTCACCCAGGCCCACAGGCAGGGCACGatccccagcccaggctgctccacgCCCCGTCCAGCCTGACCTCGGACACCCAACACTTGCGGGGTGTTCTGTTCGTTGTCCTGCAGGTTTCTGCTGACCCGGTTAAAGGACTTCTGCGGGGAGtttctgaagaagaaattgAACCTCTCCAACTGCGTGGCAGTTCACAGCCTGGCACACATGTATTCCCTGAACCAGCTGGCCCTCAAAGCACAGGATATGATCAGGAGAAACTTCCACAAAGTCATCCAGGATGAGGAGTTCTACACTTTGCCGTTTCACCTTGTCCGAGACTGGTTCTCGGACTCGGAGATCACGGTGGACTCTGAAGAGATCCTCTTCGAGACTGTTCTGAAATGGGTTCAGAAAAACCCTGAGGAAAGAGAGAGGTACTTTGAAGATCTCTTTAAGCTGTTGAGGTTGTCTCAGATGAAGCCCACGTACCTGACTCGCCACGTCAAATCCGAGCGGCTGGTGTCGAGCAGCGAGGCCTGTGTGAAGTTGGTGTCGGAGGCCGTGGAGAGCCATGCCCTGCGCTCCGAGAACCTGCGGTCGGGCACCCTGCAGCACTCGGCCGGCGCCGCCGCGCACCTGCCGCGCTTCGGGCAGAACATGGACGTCATCATCGTCATCGGCGGCGTGTCGGAGGGCGGCGACTACCTGAGCGAGTGCGTGGGCTACTTCATCGACGAGGACAGGTGGGTCAACCTGCCCCACATCCACAACCACCTGGATGGGCACGCTGTGGCCGTGACAGAGTCCTACGTGTACGTGGCTGGTTCCATGGAGCCGGGGTTTGCCAAGACTGTGGAGAGGTACAATCCAAACAGAAATATCTGGGAGCAGGTCTCAAATCTAATCACCAGGAAGCATTCCTTTGGCCTGACTGAAGTGAAGGGCAACTTGTACAGTATTGGTGGACACGGCAACTTCAGCCCAGGCTTTAAAGATGTGGCCATTTACAACCCCGAGCAGGAC is part of the Pithys albifrons albifrons isolate INPA30051 chromosome 25, PitAlb_v1, whole genome shotgun sequence genome and encodes:
- the ACLY gene encoding ATP-citrate synthase — protein: MSAKAISEQTGKEFLYKYICTSSAIQNRFKYARVTPATDWARLTQEHPWLLSERLVVKPDQLIKRRGKLGLVGINLTLDQVKAWLKQRLGQETTIANAKGILKNFLIEPFVPHKQEEEFYVCIYAAREGDYVLFHHEGGVDVGDVDAKAQKLLVAVDEKLSESDVKKHLLQHAPANKKDILASFICGLFNLYEDLYFTYLEINPLVVTNDGVYILDLAAKIDATADYICKVKWGDVEFPPPFGREAYPEEAYIADLDAKSGASLKLTILNPKGRIWTMVAGGGASVVYSDTICDLGGVNELANYGEYSGAPSEQQTYDYAKTILSLMTREKHPEGKILIIGGSIANFTNVAATFKGIVRAIKDYQGPLKEHEVRIFVRRGGPNYQEGLRVMGEVGKTTGIPIHVFGTETHMTAIVGMALGHRPIPNQPPAAAHTANFLLNASGSPSTPAPSRTASFSESKPDGIAPAKKAKPAAPLGKATTLFSRHTKAIVWGMQTRAVQGMLDFDYICSRDEPSVAAMVYPFTGDHRQKFYWGHKEILIPVYKNMSDAMRKHPEVDVLINFASLRSAYDSTVETMNYPQIRTIAIIAEGIPEALTRKLIKAADKKGVTIIGPATVGGIKPGCFKIGNTGGMLDNILASKLYRPGSVAYVSRSGGMSNELNNIISRTTDGVYEGVAIGGDRYPGSTFMDHVLRYQDTPGVKMIVVLGEIGGTEEYKICRGIKEGRITKPVVCWCIGTCATMFSSEVQFGHAGACANQASETAVAKNQALKEAGVFVPRSFDELGEVIQSVYQDLVAKRVIEPAEEVPPPTVPMDYSWARELGLIRKPASFMTSICDERGQELIYAGMPITEVFKEEMGIGGVLGLLWFQRRLPRYACQFIEMCLMVTADHGPAVSGAHNTIVCARAGKDLVSSLTSGLLTIGDRFGGALDAAAKMFSKAFDSGIIPMEFVNKMKKEGKLIMGIGHRVKSINNPDMRVQILKDYVKQHFPATPLLDYALEVEKITTSKKPNLILNVDGFIGVAFVDVLRNCGSFTREEADEYIDIGALNGIFVLGRSMGFIGHYLDQKRLKQGLYRHPWDDISYVLPEHMTM
- the KLHL11 gene encoding kelch-like protein 11; translated protein: MAAAAAPHPHPGVGPGPPAAEAERGAPRGGGADGEAEAEEFGCPAHCSDLAWRQNEQRRQGLYCDITLAFGGAGAAREYRAHRSVLAAATEYFTPLLSGGFAESRSGRVELQKWSSEGGPDPETVEAVVGFMYTGTIRVSPGNVHEVLEMADRFLLTRLKDFCGEFLKKKLNLSNCVAVHSLAHMYSLNQLALKAQDMIRRNFHKVIQDEEFYTLPFHLVRDWFSDSEITVDSEEILFETVLKWVQKNPEERERYFEDLFKLLRLSQMKPTYLTRHVKSERLVSSSEACVKLVSEAVESHALRSENLRSGTLQHSAGAAAHLPRFGQNMDVIIVIGGVSEGGDYLSECVGYFIDEDRWVNLPHIHNHLDGHAVAVTESYVYVAGSMEPGFAKTVERYNPNRNIWEQVSNLITRKHSFGLTEVKGNLYSIGGHGNFSPGFKDVAIYNPEQDKWLNLESAPKILRDVKAVSVEDRFVYVAARTPVDSDSEDGLRAVITRYDTETRQWQDVESLPLIDNYCSFQMSVANTNFYHTASCCPKSYPIDNEEAKGKISGRASDEILESLPPEVLSIEGAAICYYKDDVFIIGGWKNSDDIDKQYRKEAYRYCAERKRWMLLPPMPQPRCRATACHVRIPFRCLQGTQRYPMPQNLMWQKDRIRQMQERQMQEIHRHSLTLRRMPRSQIEC